The stretch of DNA GCGTCGACCCCATCAACACAACACGGCGCACCGTCGTTGGCGTTCCTATTTCCAGTTCCGCCAAAGGACCCCCACGCCCCCAGAGAAAAGGCGACGCCCTGCCAAAGTTTAGCTTTTTAACTTTTCCAATCTTCCCCCGGCATAATCCTGTGCATGAAAGCATCAAAAAGCGGAACAGTGAAAGCGGTGTCTCCATGGTTCGGACTCCAGATCATTCCTTTGGAAATGAGCTGGTTTCGTGTTGGTCCAAGTGAGCTGACCTCACGCTTCAGCTCTTCAGCAATATTTCCTGAACGATGAGGGCCTGGCCCTAATTGTGCCATGGCACGAAGATATCGTTTCTCAGTCGGCGTTAATCGATCAAAACGAACACGAAAGAAACTTTCATCAAGTGCAGCGATGGCCGACACTGAAGCGTTTTTGACATCGTTTATCGTGATGGGACTTCTTTGAGCAACTTCCCAGGAGTGTTTGCCCCACTCCTGTAAAAAATAGGGGTATCCGTGGGGCTCTTCAAAAATCAAGTCCAATGCTTCGGGAGTCACTTCGACCCCTTGATCCTGAGCGGGTTTTGCGATGGCAATCCTTGCCGCATCGAGTGGGAGATGGCCAAGCTCGGGAAAATCAAACATCCTTTCTGCATACGATTTTGCTCGACCCATTAATCCTCTTAATTGGGGGAGTCCAGCTCCAACGAGGACAACAGGTAATCGTCGTTGGGCCGCTCGATGAAGTGCTGTGATAAGCGCGGCAAGCTCGTCCTCCTTTACGTACTGCAACTCATCTAAGAAAATGACTAAAGCTGTGCCTGCCTTTTGGACTGCGATTCCGGCCGTTTCCAACAGAGCTTGCAAATCATGTTCAAGATCGCCATTGTCAGCCAGACCCGGTTCGGGGTCCAGATCAATCCCGACCTCGATATCGTTGTATTTCAACTTGAGGGATTTGGCAAAACCAGCCAGGGCTTTGAGGCCCCGTTGAGCAAGTAACTTTACTTTCTCATTTCTGGAGAGTTTCAAGAGAGATAGACGTAGTTCGGGTGCAATAATGGCGGGAAGGGATCGGTTTTCTGGTGCTTCGATCCGGATCGTTTGAATCCCTACATTTTCCGCATCGGACCTCATCTGGTCAAGTAAAACGGTCTTGCCGACTCCACGGAGGCCCACCATCAAAACACTTTTTGTTGGGAACCCCCTGCGGACACGCTCTATGGCAACACGAACTGATTCTCGTAATTCATCTCTCCCTGCAAGTTGCGGGGGGGGCGTCCCCGCCCCCGGTGCAAACGGGTTGTTTATGGGATCCATGTCTAATATATACAAATATTAGCCATATTATGTAATAGGCATAATTTAGCTAACTTCACTCAATTTGCAATATAAATCATTCTCGAGATCGTCAAAAGAAGTGCTTCCAATGGGGCTGTGAATACCCGGACATTTTTTCCGCAGGGAACGCTTCCTCCGTTTCGCTTTGTTATATTTCGACAACTTCATCAAAACAAAGGTGAAACCTTGGTTTAAATTTCAACTAACCCCAATGCCGTCCGATTGAAGCCGCATTTCATTTCGAGACCACCACAGTGCCTGTGGCGCGGCGGCCGCCCACGGTGATTTGGTAGATGTAGACGCCGCCGGGGACCGAGGCGCCGTTGGCGTCACGGCCGTCCCAGGCCAAACTTAAACCCGGTGCGGGACCGGTGGCCATGTCGGCCACACGGGCGCCATCGGTATCGTAGATGGTGCCGTGGGTGGGGTCGCCGTTGGGGTTGTTGAGCCGTATGACGGTGACGTCGTTACGGCCGTCGCCGTTGGGGGTG from Elusimicrobiota bacterium encodes:
- a CDS encoding AAA family ATPase, whose protein sequence is MDPINNPFAPGAGTPPPQLAGRDELRESVRVAIERVRRGFPTKSVLMVGLRGVGKTVLLDQMRSDAENVGIQTIRIEAPENRSLPAIIAPELRLSLLKLSRNEKVKLLAQRGLKALAGFAKSLKLKYNDIEVGIDLDPEPGLADNGDLEHDLQALLETAGIAVQKAGTALVIFLDELQYVKEDELAALITALHRAAQRRLPVVLVGAGLPQLRGLMGRAKSYAERMFDFPELGHLPLDAARIAIAKPAQDQGVEVTPEALDLIFEEPHGYPYFLQEWGKHSWEVAQRSPITINDVKNASVSAIAALDESFFRVRFDRLTPTEKRYLRAMAQLGPGPHRSGNIAEELKREVSSLGPTRNQLISKGMIWSPNHGDTAFTVPLFDAFMHRIMPGEDWKS
- a CDS encoding gliding motility-associated C-terminal domain-containing protein; its protein translation is TPNGDGRNDVTVIRLNNPNGDPTHGTIYDTDGARVADMATGPAPGLSLAWDGRDANGASVPGGVYIYQITVGGRRATGTVVVSK